In Lutra lutra chromosome 6, mLutLut1.2, whole genome shotgun sequence, the following are encoded in one genomic region:
- the LOC125101969 gene encoding tripartite motif-containing protein 26, whose amino-acid sequence MATSAPLRSLEEEVTCSICLDYLRDPVTIDCGHVFCRSCTTDVRPASGGRPVCPLCKKPFKKENIRPVWQLASLVENIERLKVDKDRQPGDAAREPPDTRLCERHREKLHYYCEDDGKLLCVMCRESREHRPHTAVLVEKAAQPHREKILNHLSTLRRDRDKIQGSQAKGEADILTALKKIQDQRQNIMAEFKQAHEFLREREQHLLEKLEVLQQELAEGREKYKSRGVTELTRLALVISELETKAQQPAAELLQDTRDFVNRYPRKKFWIGKPIARAVKKKTGECSEKLQSLQRGLREFQGKLLRDLEYKTVSVTLDPQSASGYLQLSEDWKCVTYSSLYQSAYLHPQQFDCEPGVLGRKGFTWGKVYWEVEVDREGWSEDEEEGEEEEEGEEEEEEEEEAGYGVGYEDWETDEDEESLGEEEEEEEEEEEVLESCMVGVARDSVKRKGDLSLRPEDGVWALRLSSAGIWANTDPEAELFPALRPRRVGIALDYEGGTVTFTNAESQELIYTFTATFTRRLVPFLWLKWPGTRLLLRP is encoded by the exons ATGGCCACGTCGGCCCCGCTGcgcagcctggaggaggaggtcaCCTGCTCCATCTGCCTCGACTACCTGCGGGACCCCGTGACCATCGACTGCGGCCACGTATTCTGCCGCAGCTGCACCACGGACGTGCGGCCGGCGTCGGGGGGCCGCCCCGTCTGCCCGCTCTGCAAGAAGCCGTTCAAGAAGGAGAACATCCGGCCGGTGTGGCAGCTGGCCAGCCTGGTGGAGAACATTGAGCGGCTGAAGGTGGATAAGGACAGGCAGCCCGGGGACGCGGCCCGGGAGCCGCCGGACACCAGGCTGTGTGAGCGGCACCGGGAGAAGCTGCATTACTACTGCGAGGACGACGGCAAGCTGCTGTGCGTCATGTGCCGGGAGTCCCGGGAGCACAGGCCGCACACGGCGGTCCTGGTGGAGAAGGCCGCCCAGCCCCACAGG GAGAAAATCCTGAACCACCTGAGTACTCTGAGGAGAGACCGGGACAAAATTCAGGGCtcccaggcaaagggagaagctgatATCCTGACTGCACTG AAGAAGATCCAGGACCAGCGGCAGAACATCATGGCCGAGTTTAAACAGGCGCACGAGTTTCTGCGGGAGCGGGAGCAGCACCTGCTGGAGAAGCTGGAGGTGCTGCAGCAGGAACTGGCGGAGGGCCGCGAGAAGTACAAGAGCAGGGGTGTCACGGAGCTGACCCGGCTGGCGCTGGTCATCTCCGAGCTGGAGACCAAGGCACAGCAGCCGGCTGCAGAGCTCCTGCAG GACACCAGGGACTTCGTGAACAG GTACCCGCGGAAGAAGTTCTGGATTGGGAAGCCCATTGCTCGAGCGGTTAAGAAGAAGACAGGAGAATGCTCAGAGAAACTTCAGTCCCTGCAGCGAGGCCTGAGAGAGTTCCAAG ggAAGCTGCTAAGAGATTTGGAATATAAGACAG TCAGTGTCACGTTGGACCCGCAGTCGGCGAGTGGGTACCTGCAGCTGTCAGAGGACTGGAAGTGTGTGACCTACAGCAGCCTCTACCAGAGCGCTTACCTGCACCCCCAGCAGTTTGACTGTGAGCCGGGGGTGCTGGGCAGGAAGGGCTTCACCTGGGGCAAGGTGTATTGGGAAGTGGAGGTGGACAGGGAGGGCTGGTCTGAGGATGAAGAGgagggcgaggaggaggaggagggggaggaggaggaggaagaggaagaggaggcggGCTACGGAGTCGGGTACGAGGACTGGGAGACAGATGAGGACGAGGAGTCAttaggggaggaagaggaggaggaggaagaggaggaggaggtcctCGAAAGCTGCATGGTGGGGGTGGCCAGAGACTCTGTGAAGAGGAAGGGGGACCTGTCCCTGCGGCCAGAGGACGGGGTGTGGGCACTGCGCCTCTCCTCTGCGGGCATCTGGGCCAATACGGACCCCGAGGCTGAGCTCTTCCCGGCACTGCGGCCCCGGCGGGTGGGCATTGCCCTGGATTATGAAGGCGGCACCGTGACATTCACCAACGCAGAGTCACAAGAACTCATCTACACCTTCACCGCGACCTTCACGCGGCGCCTGGTCCCCTTCCTGTGGCTCAAGTGGCCTGGGACTCGCCTCCTGCTGCGACCCTGA